TGGCAAACCCTCTGGTAGTCCTGTCTCATGGGAAAAAGAAACAAGTATGTAAAAAAGCATAAAAAACAAATACTTACTCATAAGACACCTCCTTTAAAAAGCGGGAGGCAAGGCAGAAAAGACCTCCCATGAGCAAGAGCCTGCATGTCAGTGATAGGCTTCAATCTGACCGGGCTTTCTGAGCATTTTGTTGACCTCGTCGTAATGCTCCAGCTCCTCTTTGAGCTTGTCTCTGACCCACTCCTCAAGCCTGTGGTCCTTGTCCTTTACCAGCTCCAAGAGGGACCTATACTCCTCAAAAGCTCTCAGTTCATGTTCAAGAGACTCTTTGAGAATCTCTTCAATCTCATGCCTGTAAGTCTCAAGAAGAGGACCAATACCCAGAGAGGGATGTCCGCCCAGGTAAGTGATTAGCTCCCCAGCTTCCCTAGCATGCTGTAGGGAGTCTTCCGCCTGCTTCTGAAGCCATTTGACTATAGGTATGCGGTTTACCCCGTAGACCATCAGGGCGTAGTGGGTGTATCGCACCACCCCCGCCAGCTCCAGCTCAAGGATGCGGTTGAGCTTCTCAAGGACTGCCTGTTTGTCCATATCTATACCTCCTAAAGTAATGTGGACAAAACAAGGAGTAGAAAAACCAGGTCAAAGGCTATAAGCCAGCCAAGTTCAGACCAGCCCATGTTCCCCATGGCTCACCTCATATGCAGATTGAGATTTTGTATCAACTATTATAATGGTATTAAAATCAAGTGTCAAGATGATTTTTCTCATGTTCCAGAAGCCTTCTGATTTCTTTCTCTAAGGCACACACTCCATGTGAATGGCAGAATATGCACCTCTCTCCTGCGTAGTCCTTTGCCAGCCTCACCATGTTATGCCCCACTATGCCAGTAAAGACTATGACCCAGTCCGCACACGCCAGAGCACTGTCAATGTTCTGTTGGGTTTCTTGGTTGATGAACTTAATCCTGACCCCATACCGTTTTGAGAGCTCCTTTACTCTGGACTTTAGCCTGTCGTGTCCTCCAAGCACAAGAAGCCTCATGACGCACCTCCTTTATTGATATTAGATATCAATTCTAACATAATCTTTCGGCGTATGCAATATGAGAAAACTCAGGTTAGAATTCTCTGCATGAAAGGAATAAAAACCCCATACCTTGCGGTGGATGCAATCCTGAGGCTCTGGGAAGGTGAGAAGTTCATGGGTATTGTTCTGATAGAAAGGCTCTACCCGCCTCATGGTCTCGCCCTTCCTGGAGGCTTTGTGGAGGTGGGAGAAAGAGTTGAAGAGGCTGTTCTGAGGGAGGTAAAAGAGGAGACAGGACTTGAGGCAAGCATAAAGAAGCTTCTTGGCGTATATTCTGACCCCGAGAGGGACCCGAGATTTCATGTGGTCTCTCTGGTTTTTGTATGCGATGCAGAAGGTGAGCCGAAAGCTGGGGACGATGCAAAGAAAGTGAGAGTTTACAAGCTTGAGGAACTGCCCTTTGACCTGTTGGTCTTTGACCACAAGAGGATACTGTTGGATTATATGAAAGGTTAATGTGCTAAAATTTATAAAACACTTACCCTCGGAGGAGTTTTATGACCAAGGAGTTTGAGATAGGTATAAACCTGCTTAAAAGGGTTCAGAAGGAGCTGGAGGAGCTTTCTCAGGCTCAGGACAGGCTTGAAGCAAGAAGGATAGTTAACACAATAGTTAACCCTGTCACCGCTTCAGCATACCAGATTAGAGTGGGTGAGGGCCCCTACAGGGAGGAGCTCCTTGAAAGCCTTCTCAAGCTTGTTAAAGATATGAGGGAATTATCCGATATGAATGGTATGAAGGAAACCATAAAGAGGTTGCTCCAGCTGGTGAGAGAGGTGGAAGAAGCGACAGCGGAAAAGAAAGAAGGCTAAAAATGGAAGGTATAACGGTAAGGAGCCTTTTTAAGAAAAAACAGGATGGTAAAAAGATAGTTATGGTATCCACCTACGACTACATTTCTGCAAGACTCTGCGAACAGGCTGGTATAGACTGCATACTGGTTGGCGATTCTCTGGGTATGGTTTTTCAGGGACATGAAACCACACTGCCTGTGACCCTTGAAGATATCATATATCACACAAAAGCAGTGAGGAGGGGAACAAAGAAGGCTTTTGTAATAGCGGACATGCCCTTTATGAGCTATCAGGTAAGCCTTGAAGAAGCTATAAAAAACTGCGGAAGAGTTATAAAAGAAACTGGTGCAAACGCCGTGAAAATTGAGGGGGGTGAAGAGGTAGCAGAGCTGGTTTACAGGCTTGTCCACATGGGCATACCCGTGGTGGGGCACGTTGGCTTTACCCCTCAGAGTGTGCATGCCCTTGGCGGCTACAGGGTTGTGGGTAAAGCAGAGGAGGAGGCACAGAGAGTTAAAAGAGATTTTAGAGCGCTTGAAGAAGCCGGAGCCTTTATGGTGGTGCTTGAAAGCATACCCAAGGGACTTACGAAGGAGATAACAGAGAAATCAAGAGCTATAACCATCGGTATAGGTGCAGGACCTTACTGTGATGGGCAGGTCCTCGTTTTCCATGACCTTGTGGGCTTGGTGGAGGAAATAAAGCCAAAGTTTGTAAAGAGGTATCTGGAGGGTGCACAGCTCTTCAGAGAAGCTCTCATAAGGTTCAGGAAGGAAGTGGAAGAGGTGCTTTTCCCTTCCGAGGAGGAGAGCTATGGATGAGGCAAAACTCCTTGAACTCCTGGTAAAACTTGGATACATAAGTAGAGATAAGGCGATAGAGGCTCAGAAAGAGAAGGGGAAGGATGAGGATATAATAAGCACACTCTTGAGACTTGGTTTCATTGATGATGTCCGGCTTATAGATTTTTATCAGAAATACATGCCCCAGAGACTCTGGAGGGGAAGCATTGAAGGCGCAGAGTTTCCCGAAGGATTAAAGGAAAAACTGCCGGAGAGCTTACTGAGAAAGCATGCCATAGCACCCATAAAGTATGAGGATGGGAAGCTTTACGTTCTGACGATAAATCCCTTTAATCAAACCGCCATAAACGAGCTCAGGTTCAAGACAAAAATAAACACCATAGTGCCCTTTGTTTCCACAAAAAAGTCCATAGAAGACCTCCTGAACAAGCTTTATCCTGCTGTGGACAGGATTGTGGAAAGCTTTGACATGGGGGAGGAAGTAGAGATAGAGGAGGAGGAAATGGAGCTCTCTCCTGAGGCACTGGCTGCAGAGGCGGGTGAGGGGCCCATAGTCAGGCTGGCGAACTTTCTGATAGCGGAGGCTGTGAACCTGGGAGCTTCAGACATACACATAGAACCCCAGGAGAAAAAGCTCGTGGTAAGATACAGGGTTGACGGTGTTCTGAGAATATACCATGAGTTCCCTATAAGGATAAAAGACTCAGTGGTGGCAAGGTTCAAGATTATGTCAAACCTTGATATAGCAGAAAAGAGAAGGCCTCAGGACGGAAGGATAAGAACGAGATTTAAGGGTAAAAAGATAGACCTGAGATTTTCCACCGTGCCCACAGTTTATGGAGAGAAGGTCGTCATGAGAATTCAGGAAGCAGAAAGGTACCTGAGCGTAAAACTTGATGAGCTTGGCTTTGAACCAGATGACCTTGAAAAGTTCAGAAAAGCCATATGGACCCCATGGGGAATGATACTGGTAACAGGACCTACAGGCTCTGGTAAGACAACAACACTTTATGCAGCACTTATGGAGCGCAATAGCCCTGATGTGAACATAATGACAGTGGAGGACCCTGTGGAGGTTTCCATACCGGGTCTAAACCAGGTTCAGGTGAATGAGAAGATAGGTGTCAGTTTTGCCGGCGTGCTGAGGGCCTTTCTCAGACAGGACCCGGACATAATACTAATAGGTGAGATAAGGGATATGGAAACTGCAGAAATCGGTATAAGGGCTGCTCTTACTGGACATCTTGTTTTCTCAACCCTTCATACAAACGATGCCCCCTCCGCAGTGACAAGGCTCGTAGATATGGGCATAGAGCCCTTCCTTGTAGGCTCTTCACTTATCCTTATAACTGCCCAGAGGCTTGTAAGAAAACTGTGTCCAAGGTGCAGGCTCGTTGACGACACGCCAAGGGAGGCACTTCTCAGACTTGGGGTTATAAAGAGTATTGACGAAAACATAACCATATACAGGTCTAATCCAAAGGGCTGTGATTACTGCAATGGCTCTGGTTACAGGGGGAGGACCGCAGTGCATGAGATTTTAGAGGTAGACGAAGAGATGAGAAAGCTCATCGTAAAGGGAGCCACTGCAGAAGATATAAGAGACCTTGCACGCAAGAAGGGTATGAGAACCCTTTATGAAGCCGGTCTGATAAAGGTCAGAAAAGGCATAACATCCATCGCAGAAGTGGAAAGGGTTCTTGCAAAATAGGCAGAAAGTTTTATAATTAAAAATTCCATGAAGACTGAGTCCATCAGGCATGACAGGGAACTGGATATAAGGGGAGATGTCTGTCCCTTTACCTTTGTGAAAAGCAAGCTGGTTCTTGAGCAGATGGAAGCGGGTCAGGTGCTCAGAGTAATAGTGGACTACAAGCCCTCGGCGGAGAGCGTCCCCAAAAGCATGAAAGAGGAAGGTCAGGAAGTGCTGGGAGTAAACCAGATTTCAGAGAACACCTGGGAGATATTCATAAAAAAGACACGATGAAATTCCTCCTTATCGTTACCAGCAATCCCTTCGCAAAGGACTACAACACTATCATAAATCTCACAAAAGAGCTGACAAAGAGGGGTGAGGTTGCCATATTCTTTTCTGGCAACGGTGCCTATTACACTATAAGACCTGAAACCAAAGAACTCAAAGAAATGGGAGTCCGGCTTCTATACTGTGCCCATTCTGCACACCAGAGGGGTATAGAGAAGGCTCTTGATTTTTTTGAAAGCAGTTCAACCTACAACCTTTCCAGGTTCATAGGTGAATACGATAAGGTGATAAACTTTAACTGAAATGAAAGTAGCCTTAGTGATAAAGGGAGACCCCTTTTCTTGGAAGTGTCATGAAGCTTTTAGAATAGCCATGGCTCTGGGTATAAGCTGTGATGTAAACCTTATAATGATAAAGGACGGTGTGTTCGCCCTGAGCAGGTGGTATCCGGAAGAGTTGGGCATTCAGGGTTTTGACAGGCTTCTGGAAAACATGGGCTACGTGAGGGTGAAACTATACGCAGAGGACGCCTCTCTTGAGGAGAGAGGGCTAAAGCCAGAGGACCTTATCTGCAAGGTTGAGGTAAAAAGCATAGAAGAGCTAAGGGACATAATCGCAGACTCGGAGGCGGTGCTGGTATGGTAAAGACCCTGTGGCTTGTAAGAAAGCTTGGAGACTTCAGCTCTGACCTTGTGGGGGAGGAAGATGTGGTCATATTAATACAGGACGGCGTTTTGAGGTTTCCTACAAAGAAGGGCTGGTATGCGTGCAGAGAGGATGCGCAGGCGAGGGGCATAAAAATCCCTGAAAACCTTACAAAAAGCTATGAAGAAATAGCGGAGCTAATAGTAAAATCTGAAAGGGTGGTGGTCTGGTAATGAAATGGCAGATATCAAAAACCTTCAGGTTTGAAGCAGGCCACAGGGTATGGAAGCAGAACCTCACCTGTGGAAGAGGTGCAGAGCTCACCCTTGGCAAAGAGGTGCCGGTGAACAAGTGCGTAAACCTGCACGGACACAGCTATGTGCTTGAAGTAACCCTTGGCTCAGACAGGCTTTCGGAGCAGGACATGGTTATGGACTTCTACCACGTAAAGAACGCCCTCAAAGACCTTATAGATACAGTAGACCACAGCTTCATCATAGACAGGAACGACCCCATGTATGAAGAGCTGAGGACTGTAGCTGAGAAATACGGAGCGATGAAGATATTCCCCGTCAACTTCTGCCCCACTGCAGAGGCTCTTGCTAAATTTTTCTACGACTACCTTGTGGAAAAGCTCTCAGAGGTTGGTCTTCTGGGTGACGTGAAGGTGGTGAAGGTGGTCCTCTGGGAGACCGCCACCTCAAAAGCAGAATACTGGGGTGAATGAATTTAAAACTTGCCCTGCCAGGCGGAAGGATACTTAGAGTAAAAGCCAACTTTCCCTATGAAGGTAGCCCCATAGGCTACAGGGTTCTCCTTCAGGGGAAGACTGCCATCATTGTGGGCTTAGCCAGGGAAGGGCAGGAAGTGCCCCTTGAGTTTCCCGACAGTGTTCCGATGACCACAGAAAAGCACATAAAGGCAGTGGTAGAAACTGCAGGTCATTATGGTCTTAACCCATGGCTCCTTCTGCATAAACTTCTACCATCAGCCCTTGACTGGAGGGAAGAAGAGTATGTGGTTCTCTCCGAAAAGCCTCACAGGTTCCTTGATAGAAAAAGTCTTGAAATCCTTGCATGGGTGGGTAAAAGGAAGAAGGTAAAGGAAGAAAATCTCAGAAAGCGGTTCGGGGATGGTCCCGTAAGGCATTTGATGGAACTTGGTTTTTTGATAAAAATGAGGGAGTGGAAGGCTCCAGAGCTCAGTGAGAAAATCTACAGACTTTCTCTTCCCATTGAGGAAGCCATACAGAGGCTCAGGGCGCTGAAGAGAGGAGAGGATGCAATCAGGCTACTCTATTTTTTGCTTGAAAGAGGGTATGCAAGCGAGGAGGATTTGAAGGACAAGGGATTCAAAACCGGGCAAATCAGGGCTCTAATTAAAAAAGGCCTGGTGGTGGAAGTGGATGAAGAACTTCCTCAGATAAGCTTTAAACCCACAAAACTCAGACAGGAGATAAAAACTATACTGAAACCACTGGGAAGAAAGACTTTACTGATGGGTAGCTGGCAGGGCATAAGTGAAAGACTTTTTGAGGAGCTTCAGGCTATTGCAGAAAAAAAGAGCTCTGTTCTCCTTTTCTGCGACCATCTTGAGATGCTGAAATGTCTCTACGAGGAGCTGTATCCAGTCTTGGGAGACAGGCTTGTTCTGCTTAGCTCACTGCAGAAGGAGAGGGAATTTGTAAGAAACTGGTTCAGAGTTGGCGAAGAGGATGGTCTTGTGGTGCTTGGAAGCAGGCTTGCTCTTCTCTCCCCAATAAGGAATCTGAAGCTCCTTGTTCTTCTTGGAGATAGGGCTTCAAAGCTACAGGACGGGACTAATCTGAGACACCTTCTCTTTGAACTTGCTCGCTACTATGGCGCAGGTTTCTGCATTGCAAGCCCTCTTCCACCTGTAAGCCTGTGTCTTAGAGAGGGCTGGGAGAGGGAGGTTTTCACTCCCACTGCGGAAGTGCTCGTGGTAAAGAGAAAGCCTGAGGAGGTTCTGGCTACAGACACTGTAAGGCTTCTGAAAGATTGTGCTGGTGAAGAGAGTCTTATCCTTGTAAATAAGGTGGGCTATGCCTACGCCTATTGCAGGGTGTGTGGTTACGTGCTGGAGTGCCCGCAGTGCGGAAGCTTTTTAACTCTGAGCAAGGATGGTAATGTGGTTTTCTGCAACTCCTGCGGATACAGAAGCGTTGCCCTCTGTCCCGAATGTGGTGGGAATCTCTCTGAGCTAGGCTTTGGAATAGAAAAGGCCATGGAGGAGGTAGACAGATGGATTGGGAAATCAGGGCACATGCACTTCAACACCCTTCCAGAGCTGGGCAAAATTTACGACAACGTGTTTATACTGCATGCGGACAACATACTCTCCGTCCCATGGTATGACTCCACGGAGCAGTATTTTTCCTATGTCTGGAAGGCTCTCTGTATAAGCAGGAAAAGGCTTGTGGTGCAGACGGTCATGGAATACAACCCACTTTTAGAGTATCTCAGGGCAAGGGACTGGGAGGGCTTTTGCAAAGAGGAGCTCCACAGAAGAAAAGAAGAAAACCTTCCGCCCTTCAGCAGGCTCATAAAACTTCAGCTCAGCAGAGAGCCAGACCTGAGCCATCTTCCAGTGGAAGTGAGCAGAAAAAAACTCCAGAAGGTGACGGAGCTTCTCATAAAGGTCGACAGCAGAAACTTCAGCTCCCTTCTTAAGTATCTGAGGTCTCTCAGACCCACAAACCTTCAGGTGTTATAATTTTAGCTCTGAGGGGACGTAGCTCAGTGGGAGAGCGCCTGCATCGCAAGCAGGAGGTCGGGGGTTCAACTCCCCTCGTCTCCATTTACAAGGCAATGTAGTAAGAACCGCTACGGCTAACTCTGCCCTCCATCTCAAGCTGGAGGAGCCTGAGGGTGAGCTCGGAAGCCTCCATGCCCGTGGCTTCAATGAGGTCGTCAAAGGTCTTTGGAGTCGTCAGCAGTTCAAGGAGGGGGTCTTTCTTCAGGTCTGATGTGGGCAGGTTATCAAAGAGAGCCTCGGCGCTGTATAGTATCTTTGCCTTCCCTTCGTTTACGAGCTTCACACAGCCGAGCCATCTCTGGCTGGATGCATTGCCTATGTATGCCCAGAGGGGCTTTTTCTGCCTGAGGGCATACTCTGCGGTTATAAGGGCTCCGCTCCTTTCGCTAGCCTCTACCACCACTACCGATGCGGAGATACCGCTTATGAGCCTGTTTCTCCTCGGGAAGGTATAATCCTCAGGGACTACCTCTGGGAGAAACTCGGAGAGGAAGAGGACACCTTCCTGCAGTCTGTGTAGGTAGGAGGGCATTCTGAGTATACCCATTCCCAGTATACATACAGTAAAGCCTGAGTATTTCTGGCTTTCAACATGGGCGGTCATGTCTATGCCGTATGCTCCGCCAGAGGCTACCGCATAACCCTTCTGTGCTATCTGACGCACCATATGTCTTGTAAAGTTAATGCTCTGAAGGTCTGGCTTTCTTGTTCCAACCACAGCGATAAGGGGCTTTTTATTCTGTGTGCCCCTCCAGAAGAGGACGGGAGGCGGGTCTTCAATCTCTCTGAGAAGCACAGGATACTCCTCATCCTCAAGGGTAAGCCATCCTATAGCCTCCCTTTCCACCAGTTTTATCACCTCTTCAGGTCTGAAGGAAAGCCTCTTCTCAATAAGAGCTTTTGCCCTCTCTTCGCCTATAAGAGAGCTTGCCTCTTCAAGGCTCATGGAGAGTATCCTCTCCACACTACCAGCCCTGAGCCAGAGCCTTTTTATGGACACCTCCCCGAGCCCCCTTATAGCCTTGAGCAAAAGCCAGTTATAGAGCTTCTCCATCCACCCAGTTCCCGATTAGACTTCCAAAGTTTTCAAAGAAGGACTGGACTATATCCATCTCTTCCTGAATCTCCACGCAGGGCTTTCCCTCAAAAAGCCCCACCCTCACACCCCTCCTGAGCCTGTGGGGGAAAAGGGAAAAGAGCTTCTGGTTTAAGACGGCAGATACACCCCAGACTTCAGAAAACTCAAGGGGCAGGGTGCTTATGGTAAGCTGAAAGTCTTCTTCCGAGATTTCTGCACCCAGTGCTGATAGCTTGCCCTCAATAAGCTCCTTCATACCACATTCAGAAAGAACCCTGACCCTTATACCCTCAAGATTCCTGCCCCACTGGGACTTTCCACCCTCCTTTGAGATTAGCCTTATCTCCTCAATGGTCATGCTGTCGTCCATGCCCTTACACATGTCGTATACGGTCAGAAGAGCAACGCTCACGGCGGTAAGAGCCTCCATCTCATATCCCGTCCTGCCCACGCCCTTCACATAGGAAAAGACTTCCAGACAGTCTTCTTCAACCCTTACGTCCACCTCCACATGCTCAAAGCTCAGAGGATGACAGAAGGGGAGAAGCTCCGGAGTTTTCTTGGCACCCATTATGCCGGCAAGCCTGCAAGCAGAGAGCACATCCCCCTTTGGCACTCTACCCTCTTTTATAGCCTTAACCGTCTCCGGTTTTAGTCTTATTCTTCCATAAGCACTGGCAGTCCTGAGGGTCTCGGGCTTACCACTTACATCCACCGTTTTCATAAGAAAAACTATAAACCAGATGGGTCTATATTTATACTCATGAGGACAATAAGCAAAGAAAAGCTAAAGGAACTTTACGAAAGAGACTATCCCCTTTGGGCGGAGATAAACCATGAGCTGTTGAAAGAGGGGCTCTACGACCTTGTGGACTGGGAGAACCTGCTGGAGGAAATAGAGGATATGGCTCAAAAGCATTTAGATAGTTGTATAAGCCATCTGGCTGTTATTCTGGAGCATATGTATGAGTGGGACCACTTCAGACAATGGACAAAAGCTGGCAAAGAAAAGGGTGGGCTCAGCTGGATAAGGAGCATAGACAGAGCCAGAACTGAAATATCCAAGCTGTTTAGAAGATATCCGAGCCTCAGGAATAAGTTACCGGATTATCTGGAGCTTGCATGGCAGGATGCGGTGGATGAGCTAAAGCTGTGGCTAAAGGATATAAGTAAAGAAAGCCTTATTTCCCAGCTTCCTTCCAGGTGCCCATATACCTACGAAGAAGCCATGACAAGAGACCTCAGGAGGGAGCTTTGAAATATTGCAAAATTTCAGACCGCTATTTAAAAGCCCTTTGCAAAAGTGCAAAAGTTAAAAAGGGCTTGACAAAGGCTTTCTTATCTGCTATCATATAGCCATCAAAACCTTTAAAGGAGGGTACCAACATGAGGAAGAGCCTACTTGCGGTAGCAGCCCTTATGGGTGCGGGAATAATTCTGCCTCAAAAGGCAGAAGCAGTTGCCTTTAAGGTAGCCGAAGACGTAAGCGGAAATATGGGCTTTAAGGCTCAAATCTGGGGACAGTATCTGGGTGAGAGGACCAGCGGAAATAAGAGCGCTCTTGACTTCAGCTTAAACAACGTAAGGTTCTATGCAAATGGAAGGGTAGGCAAGCACATGTACTTTTTCTCCAATATGGATTTTGCAGCTGCAAGTGCAAGAGCTACTGACGCTGCTATAGGTCTCAAGTTTATGGATGAACTCAATGTCCAGGCAGGTCTTTACAGAACACCCTTCTCAAGGGCAGCTCTTACAGACAGCTATACATTTCTTATACCTACAGGCTACTTTTACGGCGGTCTTGCAGTTGATGCTCCTCTGCAGGGTCCAACCAGATACAGGAACGCAGGTCTTACCGTATGGGGTGATATAGCTGATGCAATGGTTAAATACTATGTAGGTATATTTGATGGTCCTTACAACAATAGCACAGGCAATCCTGGCAAGGATAATCTCATGTACTCTATAAGGCTTCAATTCACACCTACTATGCTTGGGTTCAAGGGTGAGAAGGGCTATGGTCTAAGGGATACATATCTTGGTAGACAAAACGTGCTATCCTTTGGTGTTGGCTACGCAACTCAGAAGTGTGGAAATACAAGTGCTGGAGCATGTAATACAGGAGCTGGTGCCCTGTCCTTTACAACAAAGGCATGGACAGTTGATGCAAAGCACGAACAAAAGTTTGGAACTCTCATAGCCAACTGGGAAGCTGCCTATTTTGATGTAAAGGATATAAACACTGCAAAAGATGACAGGAAGGGCTTTTATCTCCAAGTGGGTGGTATATATGACCAGGTTGTGGGTATAGGAAAACCTGGACTTGCTCTCAAGTATGACTACTCAGAGGATAAGCCAACTACTGGTGCAAAGACAAAGTTCAAGAGATTCGGTGGAGCCGTTAACTACTTCCTCAAAGGTCAGGATGCTCTCATACAGCTTGCAGTGGACAGCGTTGACAGACCAGCAGGTCAGAAAGACTACACCAATGTAACTCTCGCCTTCCAGGTTCAGTTCTAAAAAGCCTCTGACCTTTCTCAGCCCCGCCCTGTGCGGGGCTTTTTTGTTTTTATACGCCTGTATGGGACAGAATAAAAAACCTGAGGGGTTCCGCACATCTGAAAGTGAAGAGAAACTCTCTATTATGGAAAAGGTGCCTGAGTATCTGAAGTCTGAAACTTCGTGGAAAGCATGTAGAGGACAGAGGCGCCTGCAGTGGCAAGCAGGAAAGCGCTTTTCACAGACAGCTCAAGTCCAAACTGAAAGTCAAAAGCAGAGAGTAGGCTAACTACCTTAAGGATTAGCTTTCCTATGAGCTCAAGGGGGAAGGTAGGAAGGCTGAAAAAGGTAAGAAGCTCAAGGACTCCGTAGGCGGTGAAGGGCAGGAAGAGGTATCCCACCACTGGGCTAAAGAGCACGCTTCCAAGGCTTGTATGGGTAAAGGACAGCAGAAGGGGAGAAACTCCCATAAAGGCAAAGAAAGAAACCGCAAAGGGCAGGACTAAATGCCGGTAAGTCTGCGAGCCTTCTGCTGGCAGGAGCCTGAGACCGAGAACTATGTATAGAGTGGCAAAAAAGGAGAGCCAGAAGGAAAAGGAATGGGAAAACTCGGGCTCAAACAGGAGCAGAAGAGAGCCGGAAAAAAGAAGTATACCCAGAGAGTTGGGTCTTCCTTCGTAGATTCTGACCAGCACCCAGAGAAGGAGCATAAGCCATGCCCTGAGAACGGGAGGCTCTGCAGGGACAAGAAAAAGCACATACAGGCTCACTCCGGCTATGCCGAGTAGCATGCCGTAGGGATAGGGCAAGAGGTATTTCAGGGTCAGAAAGACCATTCCCACATGAAAGCCAGATATGACAAGGAGATGAACAAGGCCGGTCTTTAGAAAGTAATACTGAAGGTCCTGAGGCAGTGTGTCCCTTGCCTCACCAAAAAGGTAGGTGAGCACCAGAGCCCTCACCTGTGGGTCTTCTATTTCCCTTTCCGCCTTCTTTATAAACCTGTCTCTTACCGCCGGCTGGAGAAAATACACTTCCTCTATGTCTCTGTAGCTTCCAGATATGTGTATGTAGTCGCCCTCTGCCCTGACTCTAGCGTAGAGCAGAAAGGTCTTTGAGGGGATGTCTAGGCTACCGTAGAGGGTCAAATACGCCTCCCTTCCCCTTAGGTCGTGGAGCTCTCCCTCAAGCACCTTCACCT
This window of the Aquificaceae bacterium genome carries:
- a CDS encoding ferritin-like domain-containing protein yields the protein MDKQAVLEKLNRILELELAGVVRYTHYALMVYGVNRIPIVKWLQKQAEDSLQHAREAGELITYLGGHPSLGIGPLLETYRHEIEEILKESLEHELRAFEEYRSLLELVKDKDHRLEEWVRDKLKEELEHYDEVNKMLRKPGQIEAYH
- a CDS encoding DUF2325 domain-containing protein, translated to MRLLVLGGHDRLKSRVKELSKRYGVRIKFINQETQQNIDSALACADWVIVFTGIVGHNMVRLAKDYAGERCIFCHSHGVCALEKEIRRLLEHEKNHLDT
- a CDS encoding NUDIX hydrolase; amino-acid sequence: MKGIKTPYLAVDAILRLWEGEKFMGIVLIERLYPPHGLALPGGFVEVGERVEEAVLREVKEETGLEASIKKLLGVYSDPERDPRFHVVSLVFVCDAEGEPKAGDDAKKVRVYKLEELPFDLLVFDHKRILLDYMKG
- the panB gene encoding 3-methyl-2-oxobutanoate hydroxymethyltransferase, whose protein sequence is MEGITVRSLFKKKQDGKKIVMVSTYDYISARLCEQAGIDCILVGDSLGMVFQGHETTLPVTLEDIIYHTKAVRRGTKKAFVIADMPFMSYQVSLEEAIKNCGRVIKETGANAVKIEGGEEVAELVYRLVHMGIPVVGHVGFTPQSVHALGGYRVVGKAEEEAQRVKRDFRALEEAGAFMVVLESIPKGLTKEITEKSRAITIGIGAGPYCDGQVLVFHDLVGLVEEIKPKFVKRYLEGAQLFREALIRFRKEVEEVLFPSEEESYG
- a CDS encoding GspE/PulE family protein, encoding MDEAKLLELLVKLGYISRDKAIEAQKEKGKDEDIISTLLRLGFIDDVRLIDFYQKYMPQRLWRGSIEGAEFPEGLKEKLPESLLRKHAIAPIKYEDGKLYVLTINPFNQTAINELRFKTKINTIVPFVSTKKSIEDLLNKLYPAVDRIVESFDMGEEVEIEEEEMELSPEALAAEAGEGPIVRLANFLIAEAVNLGASDIHIEPQEKKLVVRYRVDGVLRIYHEFPIRIKDSVVARFKIMSNLDIAEKRRPQDGRIRTRFKGKKIDLRFSTVPTVYGEKVVMRIQEAERYLSVKLDELGFEPDDLEKFRKAIWTPWGMILVTGPTGSGKTTTLYAALMERNSPDVNIMTVEDPVEVSIPGLNQVQVNEKIGVSFAGVLRAFLRQDPDIILIGEIRDMETAEIGIRAALTGHLVFSTLHTNDAPSAVTRLVDMGIEPFLVGSSLILITAQRLVRKLCPRCRLVDDTPREALLRLGVIKSIDENITIYRSNPKGCDYCNGSGYRGRTAVHEILEVDEEMRKLIVKGATAEDIRDLARKKGMRTLYEAGLIKVRKGITSIAEVERVLAK
- a CDS encoding sulfurtransferase TusA family protein, yielding MKTESIRHDRELDIRGDVCPFTFVKSKLVLEQMEAGQVLRVIVDYKPSAESVPKSMKEEGQEVLGVNQISENTWEIFIKKTR
- a CDS encoding DsrE family protein; this encodes MKFLLIVTSNPFAKDYNTIINLTKELTKRGEVAIFFSGNGAYYTIRPETKELKEMGVRLLYCAHSAHQRGIEKALDFFESSSTYNLSRFIGEYDKVINFN
- a CDS encoding DsrE family protein, producing the protein MKVALVIKGDPFSWKCHEAFRIAMALGISCDVNLIMIKDGVFALSRWYPEELGIQGFDRLLENMGYVRVKLYAEDASLEERGLKPEDLICKVEVKSIEELRDIIADSEAVLVW
- a CDS encoding sulfurtransferase TusB — its product is MVKTLWLVRKLGDFSSDLVGEEDVVILIQDGVLRFPTKKGWYACREDAQARGIKIPENLTKSYEEIAELIVKSERVVVW
- a CDS encoding 6-carboxytetrahydropterin synthase, coding for MKWQISKTFRFEAGHRVWKQNLTCGRGAELTLGKEVPVNKCVNLHGHSYVLEVTLGSDRLSEQDMVMDFYHVKNALKDLIDTVDHSFIIDRNDPMYEELRTVAEKYGAMKIFPVNFCPTAEALAKFFYDYLVEKLSEVGLLGDVKVVKVVLWETATSKAEYWGE
- a CDS encoding primosomal protein N' encodes the protein MNLKLALPGGRILRVKANFPYEGSPIGYRVLLQGKTAIIVGLAREGQEVPLEFPDSVPMTTEKHIKAVVETAGHYGLNPWLLLHKLLPSALDWREEEYVVLSEKPHRFLDRKSLEILAWVGKRKKVKEENLRKRFGDGPVRHLMELGFLIKMREWKAPELSEKIYRLSLPIEEAIQRLRALKRGEDAIRLLYFLLERGYASEEDLKDKGFKTGQIRALIKKGLVVEVDEELPQISFKPTKLRQEIKTILKPLGRKTLLMGSWQGISERLFEELQAIAEKKSSVLLFCDHLEMLKCLYEELYPVLGDRLVLLSSLQKEREFVRNWFRVGEEDGLVVLGSRLALLSPIRNLKLLVLLGDRASKLQDGTNLRHLLFELARYYGAGFCIASPLPPVSLCLREGWEREVFTPTAEVLVVKRKPEEVLATDTVRLLKDCAGEESLILVNKVGYAYAYCRVCGYVLECPQCGSFLTLSKDGNVVFCNSCGYRSVALCPECGGNLSELGFGIEKAMEEVDRWIGKSGHMHFNTLPELGKIYDNVFILHADNILSVPWYDSTEQYFSYVWKALCISRKRLVVQTVMEYNPLLEYLRARDWEGFCKEELHRRKEENLPPFSRLIKLQLSREPDLSHLPVEVSRKKLQKVTELLIKVDSRNFSSLLKYLRSLRPTNLQVL